GAGGCAATCCAGACAACCCTTCCTGAAACAGGTGAAACAAGCTTGGTTTTCTCCAGTTCCATTTGAAGGTTTTGTATTTGCATTTCAGCAGTTCTAATATCTAATTCCATTAAAGTTTTAGTATTATTATATTTCTCTATCTCTCCCTGAATTATAATTTCCTGCTCCTTTATCTGCTCTTCCAGCGCCTCCACTTCTTCAACTGCACCAGGCATTACATCCTGTATAGATACTCCTTCAGGAACATTTTCTATCGTTGCTTTTAATTTCTCTAACTTTTTATTATAATCATCAAGTTGAAGTTGGGCTAATTTAATTGACCTTTCGGTATTAGACAATGTTTGGTTATAATTGAGTTTAAGCCTCTCTAGAGCTATTTCCTGTTGAAATAACTGGTTTTCCAGGTTATCTGTTTCAAGCTGGATTAACACGTCCCCTTCTTGTACCATATCCCCGGTTTTTACGTTTATTGACTCAATCCTTCCGCCCCTATGTTTAAATGAAATATCAGTCTGAAGATCAGATACAAAATAGGCTGTAGCATTAATCCTTTTTTCAATAGTCCCTCTTTCTACTTTTATAGTCTTGTAGGTAACTTTTTCGGGAGTTTTTAAGGGAGGAGCAAGGACTTCTTCTTCCTGTGGGAAAAAGTAACACCCCGGCAAAGAGAAAATAAATAATGCTATAACTATCGCAAAAACAACCTTCACTATAATTCGGTATAACCTTGCGGACAACACATACATTTTTTTCATCAGAGTATACC
This region of Bacillota bacterium genomic DNA includes:
- a CDS encoding biotin/lipoyl-binding protein, with the translated sequence MKKMYVLSARLYRIIVKVVFAIVIALFIFSLPGCYFFPQEEEVLAPPLKTPEKVTYKTIKVERGTIEKRINATAYFVSDLQTDISFKHRGGRIESINVKTGDMVQEGDVLIQLETDNLENQLFQQEIALERLKLNYNQTLSNTERSIKLAQLQLDDYNKKLEKLKATIENVPEGVSIQDVMPGAVEEVEALEEQIKEQEIIIQGEIEKYNNTKTLMELDIRTAEMQIQNLQMELEKTKLVSPVSGRVVWIASLKEGDYVYAHSNLIRIADVNRLKLKYSGDNVSDFKMGDKVEVKIDDNEYVGEVVMTPSTAPFDADESIKKSVLIDVKNMPKGVSLGDPARISLLLERKENVIVIPRDLLRGFMGQKTVYVLEDGMKKDRNVQVGIETPTQVEIVKGLEEGEEIIEW